One genomic region from Methanonatronarchaeum thermophilum encodes:
- the smc gene encoding chromosome segregation protein SMC — translation MKVEEVVLNNFKSFGRKTKIPFSDGFNAISGPNGSGKSNIIDAFCFVLGTSTTKDLRADNLTDLIFQGDNGENPNFAEVTLKLDNSNGELPTSEDTVSIKRKVKRTDKGYYSYYYLNDNSVTLTEIHEFISEAGISEEGYNIVMQGDVTRITDVGSTERRRIIDEIAGVSEFEKKKEKAFNELDTVKQEIDRVEIILKEIKDRLNEVEDERKDALKYKKLKDRKKELELYLIASMKDKIEKDIQKIEKLLENKEKEKDKYSSKLINLKNDITELNSELEQLNKEISQKGEEEQIEIKREIEEIKGEISRGHDSISMMEESIKELQEDKKKIYTKRSSLKEKINSLKQEKEKLSIQKTNIESEIESQKNEKTKFKNKIEEIDDESFKVKEKVSELKKALEEKRNNKNRLFQQKDRVLDSLRRKEDEIHEIDDRIKQFKSKKQEINEKTPELEKEISRLIKSKEKIEDSKSELERDKLYKKKELKELEQKHRNRQTKIAKAEAKMQAAEEIDNRYSRPVREILKAKGNGVLNGVYGTISELGKVQEKYSTALEIAAGGRMQSIVVETDKDAQECINYLKRNKLGRATFLPINKIRYRPPRSRAKEALNSSGSVDLAINLIDFKEKYKPAFWYVFRDTVIMEDLKAARQNMGGVRMVTLDGDLVDPGGAMSGGSKKKSRFKFTVDDEKEVKNLKKQIKKIKQKIDKKQSEIQNLDEGLSRVNNKIKNKETKIEKLQKKLDTNQKDIERYNEEIQRKKEKKEKILQEKKEQQKEIKELEEKIKKLDTEINNKKEKIEKLEERVENTEIPKYMDEIDRIKEEIERLREVTGNVENKLNQKELEIEYAERNLKEQKEKKKELKQKEQQLNKDIENKKQEINNLKTRLEEKEQEDQEINKKLKKLRKQRDKLLENLSELEKKESATQKNLEQIETKIKELKEDLETKQEQIKEVERELEDFEVDKELPSPQEIENELDEIEKEMEQLEPVNMKAINEYEEVKKRKERLEERINTLTEEREGIIDRIETYDERKTEVFMKTFNEINKNFKEVFSKLSPGGQAELILEKPKSPFDGGLTIEAIPEGKTVRRLDAMSGGEKSLTALSFIFAIQRYDPAPFYAFDEIDMFLDGANVERVAKMIERLSNNAQFIVVSLRKPTIESSDQTIGITMQENGVSEATGVVLNGN, via the coding sequence TTGAAGGTCGAGGAGGTCGTTCTAAACAACTTTAAATCGTTTGGAAGGAAAACCAAAATACCGTTTTCAGATGGATTCAACGCGATATCAGGGCCGAATGGTTCAGGTAAATCCAACATAATAGATGCATTTTGTTTTGTTTTAGGTACATCTACGACTAAAGATTTACGTGCAGATAACCTAACAGACTTGATTTTCCAGGGTGATAATGGTGAAAACCCTAATTTCGCTGAAGTCACATTGAAGTTGGATAACAGTAATGGAGAACTACCAACCTCTGAAGACACCGTATCTATTAAAAGAAAAGTCAAGCGTACTGATAAAGGATATTATAGCTATTATTATCTCAATGATAACTCTGTAACGTTAACAGAGATCCATGAATTTATTTCTGAAGCAGGTATATCTGAAGAAGGATACAACATCGTGATGCAGGGTGATGTAACACGGATAACAGATGTAGGTAGTACTGAGCGACGTAGAATAATAGATGAGATAGCCGGAGTTTCAGAGTTTGAAAAGAAAAAAGAAAAAGCTTTTAACGAACTTGACACAGTAAAACAAGAGATAGATAGAGTAGAGATAATTTTAAAAGAAATTAAAGACCGTCTCAACGAAGTTGAAGATGAAAGGAAAGACGCATTAAAGTATAAAAAACTAAAAGACCGTAAAAAAGAACTCGAACTATACCTAATCGCCTCAATGAAGGATAAAATCGAGAAAGATATACAGAAAATCGAAAAACTCCTTGAAAACAAAGAGAAAGAAAAAGACAAATATTCATCCAAACTCATCAACCTAAAAAACGATATAACAGAACTAAATAGTGAGCTCGAACAACTGAACAAAGAGATCTCGCAGAAAGGAGAAGAAGAACAGATAGAGATAAAAAGAGAGATTGAGGAGATAAAAGGAGAGATATCCAGAGGACATGACTCAATATCTATGATGGAAGAATCAATCAAAGAACTTCAAGAAGACAAAAAGAAAATCTATACAAAAAGAAGTTCCCTTAAAGAAAAAATCAACTCATTAAAACAAGAAAAAGAAAAACTCTCAATACAAAAAACAAACATCGAAAGCGAGATAGAAAGCCAAAAAAACGAAAAAACAAAGTTCAAAAACAAAATAGAAGAAATCGATGACGAATCCTTTAAAGTAAAAGAAAAAGTATCAGAACTAAAAAAAGCACTTGAAGAAAAAAGAAACAACAAAAACAGGCTTTTTCAACAAAAAGACAGAGTTTTAGATTCATTAAGACGGAAAGAAGACGAAATTCATGAAATAGATGACAGAATAAAACAATTCAAATCCAAGAAACAAGAAATAAACGAAAAAACCCCCGAACTAGAAAAAGAGATATCCAGATTAATAAAATCCAAAGAAAAAATAGAAGACTCCAAAAGCGAGTTAGAAAGAGACAAACTCTACAAAAAAAAGGAACTCAAAGAACTTGAACAAAAACATCGAAACAGACAAACAAAGATAGCTAAGGCAGAAGCAAAAATGCAGGCAGCCGAAGAGATAGACAACCGTTACTCAAGACCAGTTCGAGAAATACTAAAAGCAAAAGGCAACGGAGTTCTAAACGGAGTATACGGCACAATATCAGAGTTAGGTAAAGTACAGGAAAAATACTCAACAGCACTAGAGATAGCAGCAGGTGGTAGAATGCAATCAATCGTTGTAGAAACAGATAAAGACGCTCAAGAATGCATAAACTACCTAAAAAGAAACAAGCTAGGTCGAGCCACATTCCTACCTATCAACAAAATAAGATACAGACCACCTAGAAGTAGAGCTAAAGAAGCCTTAAACTCCTCAGGCTCAGTAGACCTCGCAATAAACCTCATCGATTTCAAAGAAAAATATAAACCAGCTTTTTGGTACGTCTTCAGAGACACAGTGATTATGGAAGACCTTAAAGCAGCCAGACAAAACATGGGTGGCGTCCGAATGGTCACACTAGACGGAGACCTAGTGGACCCAGGCGGAGCAATGTCAGGTGGATCAAAAAAGAAATCAAGATTCAAATTCACAGTTGACGACGAAAAAGAAGTAAAAAACCTCAAAAAACAAATCAAAAAAATAAAACAAAAAATAGATAAAAAACAATCAGAGATCCAGAACCTCGATGAAGGATTGTCAAGAGTAAACAATAAAATCAAGAACAAAGAAACCAAAATCGAAAAACTCCAGAAAAAACTGGATACAAACCAAAAAGACATAGAAAGATACAACGAAGAGATTCAGCGAAAAAAAGAGAAAAAAGAAAAAATACTCCAAGAAAAAAAGGAACAACAAAAAGAAATCAAAGAACTCGAAGAAAAAATCAAAAAACTCGACACCGAAATCAATAACAAAAAAGAAAAAATCGAAAAACTCGAAGAAAGAGTTGAAAACACAGAGATACCCAAATACATGGATGAAATCGATAGAATAAAAGAAGAAATAGAACGGCTTCGAGAGGTAACAGGAAACGTCGAAAACAAATTAAACCAAAAAGAACTTGAAATAGAGTACGCAGAAAGAAACCTAAAAGAACAGAAAGAAAAGAAAAAAGAACTAAAACAAAAAGAACAACAACTAAACAAAGATATAGAAAACAAAAAACAAGAAATAAATAACTTAAAAACACGTTTAGAAGAAAAAGAACAAGAAGACCAAGAAATCAACAAAAAACTAAAAAAACTCCGCAAACAAAGAGACAAACTACTAGAAAACCTAAGTGAACTCGAAAAAAAAGAATCAGCAACACAAAAAAACCTCGAACAAATAGAAACCAAAATCAAAGAACTAAAAGAAGACCTAGAGACAAAACAAGAACAGATAAAAGAAGTTGAAAGAGAACTAGAAGACTTCGAAGTCGACAAAGAACTACCAAGCCCACAAGAAATAGAAAACGAATTAGATGAAATAGAAAAAGAGATGGAGCAGCTAGAACCAGTCAACATGAAAGCAATAAACGAATACGAAGAAGTTAAAAAAAGAAAAGAAAGACTCGAAGAAAGAATCAACACACTAACAGAAGAAAGAGAAGGTATAATAGATAGAATAGAAACCTACGACGAAAGAAAAACCGAAGTATTCATGAAAACATTCAACGAAATAAACAAAAACTTCAAAGAAGTATTCAGCAAACTATCCCCCGGCGGCCAAGCCGAATTAATTTTGGAAAAACCTAAATCACCATTCGACGGCGGACTCACAATAGAAGCCATCCCAGAAGGAAAAACAGTTAGAAGACTAGACGCAATGTCCGGAGGAGAAAAAAGCCTCACAGCACTATCCTTCATATTCGCAATACAAAGATACGACCCAGCACCATTCTACGCCTTCGACGAAATCGACATGTTCCTGGACGGAGCAAACGTAGAAAGAGTGGCCAAAATGATAGAAAGACTATCAAACAACGCCCAATTCATAGTCGTATCACTCCGAAAACCAACAATCGAATCCTCAGACCAAACAATAGGAATAACAATGCAAGAAAACGGAGTATCCGAAGCAACAGGGGTGGTACTAAATGGCAACTAA
- the cysS gene encoding cysteine--tRNA ligase has protein sequence MTIQVYNTLSGELEVFEPLEEGKVGMYVCGTTDYDNIHLGHARTYVAYDMMVRYFEWKGFDVKYIQNITDVGHLTDEGEDKVEKRAKRERTHPMEIVEYYMRKHLEDVDDLKIKRPDIMPRATGHLIDMVEAVEDLVEKGFAYEVNGSVYFDVSKLDGYGELSNIVFDDLEESGRVESSGDKKDPRDFALWKKAGEDQLMSWPSPWGEGFPGWHIECTVMSTKYLGEKFDIHGGAIELGFPHHENEIAQGKALCGTDPVRYWVHTGLLNVGGEKMSKSKGNFITVREALDEHSPEVLRLWILSSHYRSPVDYTEDKIREARTELDRILNFLERLHRHKGEGVKGRLSELVDKLVVDFEMKMDRDFNSPEAFSLIFQFIKEANKKLDNNDYGEADPEYVIERLEELLGIFGVVPENYFDEDIEEDVVEEILDEILDLREELREQGEYDVADEIRDRLNKAGVEIEDCDDPTWKLKK, from the coding sequence ATGACAATTCAGGTTTATAATACGCTGTCTGGTGAGTTGGAGGTTTTTGAGCCTTTGGAAGAAGGTAAGGTTGGTATGTATGTTTGTGGGACTACAGATTATGATAATATTCATCTTGGGCATGCGAGGACTTATGTTGCTTATGATATGATGGTTCGTTATTTTGAGTGGAAGGGTTTTGATGTTAAGTATATTCAGAATATCACTGATGTTGGTCATTTGACTGATGAGGGTGAGGATAAGGTTGAGAAGCGTGCGAAGAGGGAGCGTACGCATCCTATGGAGATTGTTGAGTATTATATGCGTAAGCATTTGGAGGATGTTGATGACCTTAAGATTAAGCGGCCGGATATAATGCCTCGGGCTACTGGCCATCTTATTGATATGGTTGAGGCTGTAGAGGATTTGGTGGAGAAGGGTTTTGCTTATGAGGTTAATGGTTCGGTTTATTTTGATGTTTCTAAGCTTGATGGGTATGGAGAGCTTTCTAATATAGTTTTTGATGATCTTGAGGAGTCTGGGCGTGTTGAGTCGTCTGGTGATAAAAAGGATCCAAGGGATTTTGCTTTATGGAAGAAGGCTGGTGAGGATCAGTTGATGAGTTGGCCTTCTCCTTGGGGTGAGGGTTTTCCTGGTTGGCATATCGAGTGTACGGTTATGTCGACTAAATATCTGGGTGAGAAATTCGATATTCATGGTGGGGCTATAGAGCTGGGTTTTCCGCATCATGAGAATGAGATTGCTCAAGGTAAGGCTTTGTGTGGTACGGACCCGGTTCGTTATTGGGTGCATACCGGGTTACTTAATGTTGGTGGTGAGAAGATGTCTAAAAGTAAAGGTAATTTCATTACCGTTCGCGAGGCTTTAGATGAACATAGTCCTGAGGTATTGCGTCTTTGGATTTTAAGTTCTCACTATCGATCTCCCGTTGATTATACTGAAGATAAGATTCGGGAGGCTAGAACTGAGTTGGATAGGATTTTAAATTTCCTTGAAAGGCTTCATAGACATAAAGGTGAAGGTGTAAAGGGTAGGTTGTCTGAGCTTGTTGATAAGCTTGTTGTTGATTTTGAAATGAAGATGGATAGAGATTTCAATTCTCCTGAAGCTTTTTCATTGATTTTTCAGTTTATTAAAGAGGCAAATAAAAAACTTGACAACAATGATTATGGTGAAGCCGACCCCGAATATGTTATTGAACGTTTAGAGGAGTTATTAGGTATTTTTGGAGTTGTTCCTGAAAACTATTTTGATGAGGACATTGAAGAAGATGTGGTTGAAGAGATACTTGATGAGATATTGGATTTGAGAGAAGAGTTAAGAGAGCAGGGAGAATATGACGTTGCCGACGAAATTCGAGATAGACTTAACAAAGCTGGTGTAGAGATAGAGGATTGTGATGATCCAACTTGGAAACTGAAAAAATAA
- the nadA gene encoding quinolinate synthase NadA, with the protein MECDLFEEILDLKKEMDAVVLAHNYQVGEVHRVADFVGDSLGLALKSRSVDAEYVVFAGVDFMAETAAVLNPDKKVLLPSKEASCPMAGMLSRESLCKAKEKHPDAEVVMYVNTSAEVRAESDVTCTSSNAVEVIDNLDCEEVIFGPDRNLGWYVEKETDKDVFVVPDDGHCYVHNVFQPQDVDEVRDRFSDAVVLVHPESKPVVQEKADYLCSTGQMIDFVGSSKKDKFVIGTEVGLVERLRFLFPDKTFIPLSDKAVCREMKKNSLKKILWSLENRGFLVEVSDVVADKVRVSTERMFELTGVDDVK; encoded by the coding sequence ATGGAATGTGATTTGTTTGAAGAGATTTTGGATTTGAAAAAAGAGATGGATGCTGTTGTTTTAGCTCATAATTATCAGGTTGGTGAGGTCCATCGGGTTGCGGATTTCGTTGGTGATTCATTAGGTCTAGCTTTGAAGTCTAGGTCTGTTGACGCTGAATATGTTGTTTTCGCTGGTGTTGATTTTATGGCTGAGACGGCTGCTGTTTTGAATCCGGATAAAAAAGTATTGTTACCTTCTAAGGAAGCAAGTTGTCCGATGGCTGGTATGTTGTCTCGTGAGAGTTTGTGTAAGGCTAAGGAGAAACATCCAGATGCAGAGGTTGTGATGTATGTTAATACGAGTGCTGAGGTACGGGCGGAATCAGATGTTACTTGTACTTCATCTAATGCTGTTGAGGTTATAGATAATTTGGATTGTGAAGAAGTTATTTTTGGACCTGATCGGAATTTAGGGTGGTATGTTGAAAAGGAGACTGATAAAGATGTTTTTGTAGTGCCTGATGATGGTCATTGTTATGTTCATAATGTCTTTCAGCCTCAGGATGTAGATGAGGTTAGGGATCGTTTTTCTGATGCGGTTGTTTTGGTTCACCCTGAATCTAAACCTGTTGTTCAAGAAAAAGCCGATTATTTGTGTAGTACTGGTCAGATGATAGATTTTGTAGGTAGTTCTAAGAAAGATAAATTTGTTATTGGTACTGAGGTTGGTTTGGTTGAACGTTTAAGGTTTTTGTTTCCAGATAAAACTTTTATTCCACTTTCGGATAAGGCGGTTTGTCGTGAGATGAAAAAAAATAGTTTGAAAAAAATCTTGTGGTCTTTAGAGAATAGGGGGTTTTTGGTTGAGGTTTCAGATGTGGTTGCAGATAAGGTTAGGGTTAGTACTGAAAGAATGTTTGAATTGACCGGTGTTGATGATGTTAAGTGA
- the nadC gene encoding carboxylating nicotinate-nucleotide diphosphorylase: MMLSEFDMDKLRMMLDEDLGDGDVTTESIISENDLGVGNVVVTEPGFIFGCSMVEFLFNEMGVVFDSGVEDGDRVSSDEVVGVVEGSVRDILMGERVALNLLCHLSGVATATKEMIDIVRDVNADVDVAATRKTTPLLRSFEKKAVKAVGGEPHRKNLGDFVLIKDNHLRYVESISKAVEMARAGGSKKIEIEVENCVEALEAVYAGADIVMLDNFSPKEVSKTVGVIEENGLLDEVVIEVSGGIEPSNIGSYAIKGVDLISSSYMTMKAPALDIKLDLI, translated from the coding sequence ATGATGTTAAGTGAGTTTGATATGGATAAATTGAGGATGATGTTGGATGAGGATTTGGGTGATGGTGATGTCACTACTGAATCTATTATTAGTGAGAACGATTTGGGAGTGGGAAATGTTGTTGTGACTGAACCTGGTTTTATTTTTGGTTGTTCTATGGTTGAGTTTCTTTTTAATGAAATGGGTGTTGTTTTTGATTCAGGTGTGGAGGATGGGGATCGAGTTAGTTCTGATGAAGTTGTTGGTGTTGTTGAGGGATCGGTTAGAGATATCTTGATGGGTGAAAGGGTTGCTTTGAATTTATTATGTCATCTAAGTGGTGTTGCAACTGCAACTAAAGAGATGATTGATATTGTTCGGGATGTTAATGCCGATGTTGATGTTGCTGCTACCAGGAAGACCACTCCTTTGTTGAGGAGTTTTGAAAAAAAGGCTGTTAAGGCTGTGGGTGGTGAACCCCATCGTAAAAATCTAGGGGATTTTGTTTTGATTAAAGATAACCACCTAAGGTATGTTGAGTCTATAAGTAAGGCTGTTGAAATGGCTCGTGCTGGTGGTTCAAAAAAAATTGAAATCGAGGTAGAAAATTGTGTAGAGGCTTTAGAGGCTGTATATGCAGGTGCTGACATTGTAATGCTTGATAATTTCAGTCCAAAAGAAGTTTCTAAAACGGTTGGAGTTATTGAAGAGAATGGTTTATTAGATGAAGTGGTGATAGAGGTTAGTGGTGGGATAGAACCTAGTAATATCGGTAGTTATGCAATAAAAGGAGTTGATTTGATTTCATCAAGCTACATGACTATGAAGGCGCCAGCTCTTGACATTAAACTAGATTTAATTTGA
- a CDS encoding carboxymuconolactone decarboxylase family protein, translating to MDKKNHKKLLNDIEGKMGFLPEVLQTIEDIEPENLGRYRRCNNKILQDGALPAKTKILVALAVVASKQCEPCTESQMKSALNNGATKEEIMELMEVIFITSGAPAVAACKDALKLLKEQE from the coding sequence ATGGATAAAAAGAATCATAAAAAATTACTGAACGACATTGAAGGAAAGATGGGTTTCCTACCAGAAGTATTACAAACAATAGAAGATATAGAGCCTGAAAACCTAGGTCGATATAGAAGGTGTAACAACAAAATACTTCAAGACGGAGCTTTACCAGCCAAAACTAAAATATTGGTTGCATTAGCAGTAGTAGCCTCAAAACAATGCGAACCATGCACCGAATCCCAAATGAAAAGCGCATTAAACAACGGAGCCACCAAAGAAGAAATAATGGAACTGATGGAAGTAATATTCATAACATCAGGAGCACCAGCAGTAGCAGCATGCAAAGACGCATTAAAACTACTAAAAGAACAAGAATAA
- a CDS encoding class I SAM-dependent methyltransferase: protein MVSRTERGYDLVAPVYDFAESPFEVFYFRDMRKEILSMVSGRVLEVGVGTGRNVPFYPDGVEIVGIDFSENMLERARGKAVERGLSNARFIRMDARNMVFPDDCFDTVFSTFVFCACSDPVVAVREMVRVCKPSGRVLLLEHMGSTGLLGRLFIGFINPFMQVFLDEDLNKRWDVELRKEGFNIVKTRDVLGDYIKLIELEGTH from the coding sequence ATGGTTAGTAGAACTGAAAGGGGTTATGATTTAGTGGCTCCTGTGTATGATTTTGCTGAGAGTCCTTTTGAGGTTTTTTATTTTAGGGATATGCGGAAGGAGATTTTGTCTATGGTTTCTGGTAGGGTTCTTGAGGTTGGTGTGGGTACTGGCCGTAATGTGCCGTTTTATCCTGATGGTGTTGAGATTGTTGGTATTGATTTTAGTGAGAATATGCTTGAGAGAGCGCGTGGTAAAGCGGTTGAAAGAGGTTTGTCTAATGCTCGGTTTATTAGGATGGATGCTAGGAATATGGTTTTTCCTGATGATTGTTTCGATACTGTTTTTTCTACTTTTGTTTTTTGTGCTTGTTCTGATCCTGTTGTTGCTGTGAGGGAGATGGTTCGTGTTTGTAAGCCAAGTGGTAGGGTTTTGTTGTTGGAACATATGGGTTCGACTGGTTTGCTTGGTAGGTTGTTTATTGGTTTTATTAATCCTTTTATGCAGGTTTTTTTAGATGAGGATCTTAATAAGAGGTGGGATGTTGAGTTGAGGAAAGAGGGGTTTAACATCGTTAAAACAAGAGATGTTTTGGGAGATTACATTAAATTAATAGAGTTGGAGGGGACCCATTAA
- a CDS encoding winged helix-turn-helix transcriptional regulator — translation MKETNQENELMICTKSDLSNKINKKWTMCIINILGVEEGKRFNEIKKDSMGNINSRTLSMRLKELQNEGIISREVKPKAPPEVRYILTEEGWALYEALQPLFNYLDKHNSNGSNQNN, via the coding sequence ATGAAAGAAACAAACCAAGAAAACGAACTAATGATATGTACAAAATCAGACCTATCAAACAAAATAAACAAAAAATGGACAATGTGCATAATAAACATACTCGGAGTCGAAGAAGGCAAAAGATTCAATGAAATCAAAAAAGACTCAATGGGCAACATAAACTCCAGAACCCTATCAATGAGACTAAAAGAACTCCAAAACGAAGGAATCATCTCACGAGAAGTAAAACCAAAAGCCCCACCAGAAGTAAGATACATCCTAACAGAAGAAGGATGGGCACTTTACGAAGCACTACAACCACTATTCAACTACCTAGACAAACATAACTCAAATGGCTCAAACCAAAACAACTAA
- a CDS encoding cobalamin B12-binding domain-containing protein has translation MSKEEILKDLHEGVVEMDEEKVQEAAQRALDEGVEPMDAILDGLVSGISEVGDLFDEGEKFVPEVLMSSEALYAGLDILKPHVDADDLGVEGKVILGVAEGDVHDIGKNLVRLMFDVSGMEIVDLGKDVQNDLFVKRCVEEDGDIIAVSAMMTSTMLAIEDIVDDARKNAPDAKVLCGGAPINEKTAVQEFGADGYANDATEAARVALKLLKE, from the coding sequence ATGTCTAAAGAAGAAATACTAAAAGATCTTCACGAAGGCGTCGTGGAGATGGATGAAGAGAAAGTTCAAGAAGCAGCTCAAAGAGCACTGGATGAAGGCGTAGAGCCAATGGATGCAATACTGGATGGATTAGTATCCGGTATATCAGAAGTCGGTGACCTATTCGATGAAGGAGAAAAATTCGTACCCGAAGTACTGATGTCCTCAGAAGCATTGTACGCAGGCCTCGACATACTGAAACCACATGTTGATGCAGACGACCTCGGAGTCGAAGGAAAAGTAATACTCGGTGTTGCAGAAGGAGACGTACACGACATAGGTAAAAACCTAGTTAGATTGATGTTCGACGTAAGCGGAATGGAGATAGTTGACCTAGGTAAAGACGTTCAAAACGACCTGTTCGTAAAAAGATGTGTAGAAGAAGATGGAGACATAATAGCTGTATCCGCAATGATGACATCAACAATGCTAGCCATCGAAGATATAGTTGATGATGCACGCAAGAACGCACCAGACGCTAAAGTATTGTGCGGTGGGGCACCAATCAATGAAAAAACCGCAGTTCAAGAGTTTGGAGCAGACGGATACGCAAATGACGCAACAGAAGCTGCAAGAGTTGCTTTAAAGCTATTAAAAGAATAA
- a CDS encoding uroporphyrinogen decarboxylase family protein yields the protein MNRRLVGADFETFSESVELQARGNVEVVKRYQLDWLVPLTYMHRTAEDFGAEIEFKTGKTPMHYPPTDWTAEDYEEKIVVPDGIGDSIQKRIDYTEKIVEEIPEVPVFAFISGPFTTLTQRVGTEQVLMDLYRSPDAVKKAMEKTEEYVVRCIEEGFANVEGLAGICLDELHGNKGIMGPDMYREFGAEYCGSVIDACEKSDLIFTQHNCGESAMFDIQISEWKPMAYSYAYYGERGENPDIPGMIEKYTDDTLLLGQIDPQHFYNYEPSEMKKHVKQLLETVLKSLKENDHTSKFGIYSGCEVPPTYGKFDNIGAVTDAMLEYGEDMQEEIIG from the coding sequence ATGAACCGTAGGCTTGTTGGAGCAGATTTTGAAACATTCTCTGAAAGTGTAGAGCTTCAGGCCAGAGGGAATGTTGAAGTAGTTAAGAGATATCAGTTAGATTGGCTTGTACCACTTACGTATATGCATAGAACTGCAGAGGATTTTGGTGCAGAAATCGAGTTTAAAACTGGTAAAACACCGATGCATTATCCACCTACCGATTGGACTGCAGAGGATTATGAAGAAAAAATAGTTGTACCTGATGGTATCGGAGATTCTATTCAAAAACGTATTGACTATACTGAAAAAATAGTTGAAGAAATACCCGAAGTACCTGTTTTCGCCTTCATTTCAGGGCCTTTCACAACACTAACACAGAGAGTTGGAACTGAACAGGTTTTAATGGACTTATATAGATCTCCAGATGCAGTTAAAAAGGCTATGGAGAAAACAGAGGAATACGTAGTTAGGTGTATTGAAGAAGGTTTTGCAAATGTTGAAGGACTTGCTGGAATCTGTCTTGACGAACTACATGGAAACAAAGGGATAATGGGTCCTGACATGTATCGAGAGTTCGGTGCAGAATATTGTGGATCAGTTATTGACGCTTGTGAAAAAAGTGATTTGATCTTCACTCAACACAACTGTGGTGAATCCGCTATGTTCGATATACAGATATCTGAGTGGAAACCGATGGCATATAGCTATGCTTACTATGGTGAAAGAGGAGAGAATCCAGATATCCCTGGCATGATAGAAAAATATACTGATGACACTCTCTTGTTAGGGCAAATAGACCCACAACATTTCTACAACTATGAACCTAGTGAGATGAAAAAACACGTTAAACAACTTCTTGAAACGGTTCTAAAGAGCCTTAAAGAAAACGACCATACCTCAAAGTTTGGTATTTACAGTGGATGTGAAGTACCACCAACATACGGTAAATTTGACAACATCGGTGCAGTAACTGACGCTATGTTAGAGTACGGCGAAGATATGCAAGAAGAAATAATCGGGTAA
- a CDS encoding Zn-ribbon domain-containing protein — protein MPHECTRCQEIYPNGSEEILSGCPNCSWNRFRYLTKEQLEDGETPPIEDPEGEEVKREPEEEKERKEELLDISGFTWERKQERISLKELEEIEKIASTYKKGYKNELTDNDVESLRIKGDGSFEINLKSLIEEKGIVISIGEDGKYIIDLDSFLKK, from the coding sequence ATGCCTCATGAATGCACACGTTGCCAGGAGATATATCCAAATGGCTCAGAAGAAATTCTTTCAGGCTGCCCAAACTGTAGCTGGAATCGATTTAGATATCTAACGAAAGAACAACTTGAAGACGGAGAAACACCACCAATCGAAGACCCCGAAGGCGAAGAAGTTAAGCGAGAGCCAGAAGAGGAAAAAGAAAGAAAAGAAGAGCTTTTAGATATAAGCGGGTTCACATGGGAGAGAAAACAAGAAAGAATCAGCTTAAAAGAACTAGAAGAGATAGAAAAAATCGCTTCAACATACAAAAAAGGCTATAAAAACGAATTAACCGACAACGATGTCGAATCACTACGAATAAAAGGCGACGGTTCATTCGAAATCAACCTAAAATCATTGATCGAAGAAAAAGGAATAGTTATATCCATAGGAGAGGACGGTAAATACATAATCGACCTAGACTCCTTCTTAAAAAAATAA
- a CDS encoding DUF2073 domain-containing protein has product MNGIQITLVSGEKVSSLTMNEKLHFIIDKVREGEILILEKGLEPEEEAELIQRTMTEINPEEFSGIEIESYPGDSSNLSFLDKLLGKKTTRLTVIGPADQVRTIKKNKDTIQALLTLKKN; this is encoded by the coding sequence ATGAACGGAATCCAGATTACATTGGTTTCAGGAGAAAAGGTATCCTCCTTAACCATGAACGAAAAACTACATTTTATAATAGACAAAGTGAGAGAAGGAGAGATATTGATTCTAGAGAAAGGATTAGAGCCTGAAGAAGAAGCTGAATTAATTCAGAGAACGATGACAGAAATAAACCCTGAAGAATTCAGTGGGATAGAAATAGAGTCATATCCAGGTGACAGCAGTAACCTATCTTTTCTAGATAAACTATTAGGTAAAAAAACAACTAGGCTAACGGTTATAGGTCCAGCAGACCAAGTTAGAACAATTAAAAAGAACAAAGATACAATTCAAGCCTTACTGACATTGAAAAAAAATTAA